The following are encoded in a window of Acinonyx jubatus isolate Ajub_Pintada_27869175 chromosome D4, VMU_Ajub_asm_v1.0, whole genome shotgun sequence genomic DNA:
- the LOC128312010 gene encoding uncharacterized protein LOC128312010, translating into MTDSRVIKKIMGKSYGDRKLICGCLQMSRKAWTRLPQGFKNSPTIFDEALHEDLGEYRREHPGLTLLQYVDDILIAADTAKDCERGTQDLLATLGALGYRASAKKAQICRERIHQQDTKIEQVVSACKTCQLTNARATSNKKGTRLRGTRPGAQWEVDFTEVKPGKYGFKYLLVFTDTFSGWVEAYPTKHETAQTVAKKLLEDILPRYGFPAMVGSDKGPAFISQVTQAVAKAVRANWKLHCAYRPQSSGQVERMNRTLKETLTKLTMETGGDWVTLLPYALYRVRNTPYTLGFTPYEIMFGRPPPVIPSLRAELIAEFKDQELFLSLSGLQRAHEDIWPLLRAIYKAGPIPTPHQYRPGDWVYVKRHHRETLEPRWKGPYIVVLTTPTTLKPQSLNHAPSIGYRNNFLEVNILEEPAPQIEED; encoded by the exons cctggacacggctacctcagggattcaaaaattcacccaccatcttcgacgaggcactacacgaggacctgggtgagtacagaagggagcaccctggcctcacccttctacagtatgtagatgacatcctgattgctgccgacacggccaaagactgtgagcgagggacccaggacctgctggctaccctgggggccttagGATACCGGGCATCCGCgaagaaggctcagatatgcagggagagg attcaccaacaggacaccaaaatagaacaagttgtatctgcctgcaagacctgccaactcaccaacgcgagggccacatcaaataaaaaaggaaccaggctcagaggcaccagaccgggagcccaatgggaagtcgacttcactgaagtcaaaccaggaaagtatggttttaaatatcttttagtatttacagacaccttctctggctgggtggaggcatacccaaccaagcatgaaacggctcagacggtggctaagaagctactagaagacatcttacccaggtatggttttcctgctatggtaggatcagacaaaggaccagcttttatctcgcaggtaacacaggcagtagccaaggcggtgagggcaaactggaaattacattgtgcttataggccccagagctcaggacaggtagaaagaatgaatagaaccctaaaagagacccttaccaaattaaccatggagactggcggggactgggtgactctcctaccatacgccctttaccgggttagaaacactccttacactctgggttttactccctacgagatcatgtttggcaggccaccccctgttattcccagccttcgagctgaacttattgctgagtttaaagatcaagaactttttctttccttgagcgggctccagagggcgcacgaggacatttggccgctcctccgtgccatctacaaggctggcccgatcccgacacctcatcagtacaggccgggagactgggtctacgtcaagaggcaccaccgagagactctcgagccgcgttggaagggaccctacatcgtggtgttgacaacccccaccacTCTCAAG CCTCAAAGTTTAAACCATGCTCCATCAATTGGATACAGGAACAACTTTTTGGAAGTTAACATATTAGAAGAGCCTGCACCTCAGATTGAAGAGGATTGA